The DNA sequence ATTACATTTAAAATATTTACATCATCCAGACCTGATATAATATAACGCCTGTAACTTTTATTAGTTCCAATTGGAAATGTAAAATCCGATTTACCCATCTTATATACATCTCCATCAACAAAACTTAAATCTGAAGCTAAGCTATTGACCGCATCAAGACCAAAAGTTATAGCCCCTCCAAAATCTCTATTGTTCAAAATCCCTTTTTCAAACAGAGCCATTCCATCTATAGAAACATTACCACTTAGATTAAAACTGGCATTTGAACGATTAGTATTCAAAAATTGAACATTTTTAAATTGAGATTCCACAGTCCCTTCGATATTTTGTATTTCTGAACCCGTAAATCTGGTGTAACCGTTTTGTTTGTCATTGAAAGACACTACGCCATTATTACGAAAATTTTGTTTAAAAGAAACATCGCCATCATTCTGAAAACGCCCATTTACAGAATTGATAAAATCTCCATATACAGAAACTACAGTATTGTCTTTTATTGAGACAATCCCATTATTTAAGACCTCATTATTTTGACCAAAACAAATCACAACTTGTAAAAAGAAAGCAGTTAGATATAATTTCATATTATTACTAAATTTATTTATTTCAATTCCCCATAAATGGTCTTTTTGCAATCTTAAATCCTCTTTTTTCATATTAAATATCTAATTTCAAAGCAAATAAACCACCAAACGGACAATCAAACAAAAGGAATTAATAATCAAAACGATTCGTTTTATAATCGTGAAAATTTTAAGTAAGCAAAATTAATTCGAATGAAAACAAGATTAACTTTAAATCAAAAAACAAGGTAGAACAAATACTATTCATAAGCTCCGCCACCTAGTGATTGGTCAGGAATCTGCCCACAAATGACATCCCCAAACATCATAAAACAGACAGATAACCTGAAACAATATTTAAAAGAATAAAAATTGAAATTCACCATCTTGTTCTAATGAAACAAAAACATCGTTTAATTTTAATCCATCCAAAACACAAACTTTTCATCGGCTTCATTATGGCGATCCGGTCTAATTCCATTATTCCATAAAAGATATT is a window from the Flavobacterium cupriresistens genome containing:
- a CDS encoding gliding motility-associated C-terminal domain-containing protein; this encodes MKKEDLRLQKDHLWGIEINKFSNNMKLYLTAFFLQVVICFGQNNEVLNNGIVSIKDNTVVSVYGDFINSVNGRFQNDGDVSFKQNFRNNGVVSFNDKQNGYTRFTGSEIQNIEGTVESQFKNVQFLNTNRSNASFNLSGNVSIDGMALFEKGILNNRDFGGAITFGLDAVNSLASDLSFVDGDVYKMGKSDFTFPIGTNKSYRRYIISGLDDVNILNVIYYNLNSDALYPHSAKEDVVELIANNEYWVIDKDKNDKADIFISLSWSEDMSQSEIISDPKKIGIVKWNPESKKWIVINSVSDLQSKVVTAVTKNDAKGIFTLAKIKREDTAGAGSDLKTYNAVSPNNDGVNDYFKIENIENYPNNTVEIYNRWGARVFKTNNYDSTGNVFDGFMAGKGIKVGTGKLPAGTYFYTIEYGTGADKKLNTKSGYLYLSE